A stretch of the Theileria equi strain WA chromosome 1, complete sequence genome encodes the following:
- a CDS encoding hypothetical protein (encoded by transcript BEWA_022510A), giving the protein MDDNADKTTPKTLKSEGPENSTNSNTDGSGKYEPSPEDLEKVKDLEDQISQIINAGIQDTSILRNPEQCTAVWEYVQQHSEGQTDELDDFGVDARLKSIVRAFGEGSTLTLTDLVPRLNEAIRKHSNCAVIDNQLMKLVPIFLIRKNLGDPHMNSSGITRSECKRPECLWVWESPTQDVFSLQLLESVRSARETRNMISRRYKALLKLKNSILSGNTQGQQAATETLNTIDRKMLLDKEKKERAEAKKKSAEVKREGKPEKRERREKENVEKAKKSATANMLLSWLKVPGESKDGVPSRSSGTISVDGTDQEKEELKKIVDSLDCAESEFSTLCEHHRNVWMRYFTYMASRRRFYIEYPNETKNIVTDVPANIEQTSYGCTSLKQERHARTFHMFDTEWKRPPMRLAICKRSSVVTSKTPLEIESALDYGCDSDDEWFEKYDVDVIGDEEEEEEESEEEEADEWIVQDNPQEREFGTGVFDGASESVKVYCMYNNWHWIVDGNPLQSQEVSSKKVASENGMNIMPSEFGFGFEGYTRNPVLDLGTMKGNKITLSRQDVEELLKFCHGKHTSKELLISDFKELKPFASLAEIKAKFKKYMHRVKIDDTPHRWLVTPEATKLFGIRKHLDKILTEQLDRDYMQVF; this is encoded by the exons ATGGACGATAACGCTGACAAAACAACCCCCAAGACTCTCAAGTCAGAAGGACCAGAAAATTCAACAAATAGCAACACAGATG GGTCAGGGAAATATGAACCAAGTCCAgaggatttggaaaaggtgAAGGATTTAGAGGACcaaatatcgcaaattataaatgcagGGATTCAG GATACGAGTATATTAAGGAATCCCGAGCAGTGTACAGCAGTATGGGAGTATGTGCAACAACACTCTGAAGGGCAGACGGACGAACTTGATGATTTTGGTGTGGATGCACGATTAAAGAGCATTGTTAGAGCATTTGGTGAGGGATCAACTTTAACCCTAACTGATCTAGTTCCTCGTTTAAATGAAGCCATTAGAAAACATTCTAATTGTGCTGTAATAGACAACCAACTGATGAAACTTGTCCCGATTTTCCTAATCAGAAAGAACCTTGGAGACCCTCACATGAACAGTTCTGGAATTACTCGCTCTGAATGTAAGCGTCCAGAGTGCCTTTGGGTTTGGGAATCTCCTACCCAGGATGTATTCTCTCTACAGCTCCTCGAGAGTGTAAGATCTGCCAGAGAGACAAGAAACATGATTTCCAGACGGTACAAAGCACTGTTAAAGCTAAAAAACTCAATACTTTCTGGAAATACTCAGGGCCAACAGGCAGCTACAGAAACTTTAAACACAATTGACCGTAAAATGCTCTTGGATaaggaaaagaaagagAGAGCAGAGGCCAAAAAGAAATCAGCCGAAGTGAAAAGGGAAGGTAAACCCGAGAAGCGAGAACGACGCGAAAAAGAGAATGTGGAGAAGGCGAAAAAGAGTGCAACAGCCAACATGCTATTGAGTTGGTTAAAGGTCCCTGGAGAATCGAAGGATGGTGTTCCATCTAGATCATCAGGTACCATTAGCGTGGATGGTACGGATCAGGAGAAGGAGGAATTGAAGAAGATTGTGGATTCACTCGACTGTGCTGAGAGTGAATTCTCAACTCTGTGCGAACATCATAGAAATGTGTGGATGCGTTACTTTACCTACATGGCTTCCCGCCGCAGATTTTATATCGAATACCCAAATGAAACAAAGAATATCGTAACGGATGTGCCAGCGAACATAGAGCAAACAAGTTATGGTTGTACCTCGCTCAAACAAGAACGTCATGCACGTACATTTCACATGTTTGATACCGAGTGGAAGAGACCACCAATGAGACTTGCAATTTGTAAACGTTCATCGGTTGTGACTTCAAAAACACCACTAGAAATTGAGTCTGCGCTGGACTATGGTTGTGATAGTGATGATGAATGGTTTGAAAAGTATGATGTGGATGTTATCGgtgatgaggaagaagaggaggaagaaagtgaggaagaagaagctGACGAATGGATCGTGCAAGATAATCCACAAGAACGTGAATTCGGTACAGGGGTATTTGATGGTGCTTCTGAATCTGTAAAGGTATATTGTATGTATAACAACTGGCACTGGATAGTTGATGGAAATCCGCTCCAATCGCAAGAAGTCTCTAGTAAGAAAGTAGCCTCGGAAAATGGTATGAATATTATGCCATCAGAATTTGGCTTTGGGTTTGAGGGATATACTAGAAATCCTGTTCTAGATCTTGGGACAATGAAGGGAAACAAGATAACATTGAGCAGGCAAGATGTAGAAGAGCTTCTCAAGTTTTGCCATGGCAAACATACTAGCAAAGAGCTACTTATTTCTGATTTTAAGGAGTTAAAACCGTTTGCGTCGCTGGCTGAGATAAAGGCaaagtttaaaaaatatatgCACAGGGTAAAAATTGATGATACTCCACATAGATGGCTTGTTACCCCTGAAGCCACAAAACTGTTTGGAATTCGCAAGCATCTGGATAAAATTCTTACAGAGCAGCTTGATAGGGATTACATGCAAGTTTTTTGA
- a CDS encoding hypothetical protein (encoded by transcript BEWA_022520A) — MTDRVTIELKNKPTADGTEEYPGTSTSGKTVNITVERTTYPTGSDFYRYEHTLRTGGQQFTLKEVRDDQNKEINAINDLKGQEVTSVAAYYWKHENGTNSTPTTALMVEVTATGTKTKNKTTYYANVKNNGSNEWIKLYGGSRPNLINGDIERTLDDLVCSNYGGVTIDLSKSTSMSGRASNGEPYCCRCHGEDKDKSSDQRKITVKQQNVSCKHKKANYYKHTIIGNHELARIRYYLTFPNNPTSTDTNKPSNRRRIKLGDKAFPLTDVEAVYAFYCGGNPVLIYVKGDGNNGTNSWYKKPTDGSNHNGDEEWTSVPNLNIKPSELTNHTDCKKYNKLIEELRTVECVGLQKCTESAQQSSQAATEPMGPVGNKGEEGKADGSEAKAQDGVGPGGGKGESGPPGASGGQNSDTGDGENGEDTPDSPKAAEFGTGAAEAGIFATIGYFFAGTTGSGLTGFLGYKGYKLYQNFKGDPWVRQI; from the coding sequence ATGACGGACAGAGTAACCATTGAGCTCAAAAACAAGCCAACGGCTGATGGTACTGAGGAATACCCAGGAACTTCTACCAGTGGTAAGACTGTTAACATTACTGTCGAAAGAACCACTTACCCTACTGGATCGGACTTCTACAGATATGAGCATACTCTACGGACTGGAGGACAGCAATTCACACTAAAGGAAGTAAGGGATGATCAGAACAAGGAGATTAATGCTATAAATGACCTTAAAGGTCAAGAGGTAACCTCAGTTGCcgcttattactggaagcaTGAGAATGGTACTAATAGCACACCTACTACAGCTCTCATGGTTGAAGTGACCGCCACTGGCACTAAAACTAAGAATAAAACTACCTATTATGCcaatgtaaagaataatGGTAGTAATGAATGGATTAAACTTTATGGAGGTTCTAGACCTAATCTCATAAATGGTGATATTGAAAGGACACTGGATGACTTAGTCTGTTCGAACTATGGTGGAGTAACAATTGACCTTAGCAAGAGTACGTCCATGAGTGGTAGAGCTAGTAATGGAGAACCATATTGTTGCCGTTGCCACGGTGAGGACAAGGATAAGAGTAGCGATCAGCGGAAGATCACTGTTAAGCAACAGAATGTTTCTTGTAAACATAAAAAAGCCAATTATTACAAACACACAATTATTGGTAATCATGAACTTGCAAGGATAAGGTACTATCTTACTTTTCCTAATAATCCTACTAGTACTGATACTAATAAACCCAGTAatagaagacgtataaagtTAGGCGATAAAGCATTTCCTCTCACTGATGTAGAAGCCGTTTATGCATTTTACTGCGGAGGAAATCCGGTTCTTATCTATGTGAAAGGGGATGGAAATAATGGAACAAATAGTTGGTACAAGAAGCCTACTGATGGTAGCAATcataatggagatgaagagTGGACATCAGTTCCAAATCTCAACATAAAACCAAGTGAGTTAACTAATCATACGGACTGCAAGAAATATAACAAACTTATTGAGGAACTAAGGACTGTTGAATGTGTAGGCTTGCAAAAATGTACTGAATCTGCTCAACAATCTTCTCAAGCTGCTACTGAACCTATGGGACCTGTTGGTAATAAAGGTGAAGAAGGTAAAGCTGATGGATCTGAAGCTAAAGCTCAAGATGGTGTTGGTCCTGGTGGCGGTAAAGGAGAATCTGGACCTCCTGGAGCTAGTGGTGGACAAAACTCTGATACTGGTGATGGTGAAAATGGTGAAGACACTCCTGATTCTCCTAAAGCTGCTGAATTTGGTACTGGGGCCGCTGAAGCTGGCATTTTTGCTACTATTGGATACTTTTTTGCTGGAACTACAGGATCCGGATTAACTGGCTTCTTGGGATATAAGGGTTATAAGTTATaccaaaactttaaaggagacccttgggttagacagatttag
- a CDS encoding phosphate transporter, putative (encoded by transcript BEWA_022530A) — protein MAPAHPELLWSVICSGITCGLLAISIGANDVANAFSTSVGSGTLKLRGAISIAFVFEILGALVLGGTVTDAIRSRVLNFAAFADAPYELALGMFSSSVGATAWLAVSTYFGMPVSTTHSIIGALAGFGVASGRVDSVRWLQLLYIVLSWFIVPLVAIAVSALVYIVVQDVILSRSYSFFFMKYFHWVLLSISSLPLAIFIAFENPMAKFEGAYKEWFETNGSNKFACILLILAVLVIISSIVTILITRHRLATGWSYLESSLSADPVVVCPKGVLSGRKGPKSMEINVGKGDKMEVFEIEAKRRCSKSGIDLLLKSELFHGGPESFRSEPGLSEVDVSEDKMPLEQSSVSKLELSKIAKKDVECHVSEETKRSGSHKTQTVFSAMQILGATMVVISHSANDTANAVSPFATVLFLYLHGVKDESLTTPWYILLSGGCCMALGLAVFGYKVVKTVGLNLTRVTPSRGYTIDSVAGCLVLVLSHLGIPLSSTHCTVSSILGVGLIEDPWNDEIGEQDGEWIGFKWFPFLRRISVKNVNFKLYRKIFFTWISTIFFSGITTAMLFVISKFCYNIKLSRA, from the coding sequence ATGGCTCCGGCCCATCCCGAGTTGCTATGGTCCGTAATATGCTCTGGAATCACATGTGGACTACTCGCTATCTCAATCGGGGCCAATGATGTGGCCAACGCCTTCTCCACCAGTGTTGGGAGCGGAACTTTGAAGCTAAGGGGAGCGATTTCTATCGCCTTTGTATTCGAAATCTTAGGCGCTCTCGTGCTAGGAGGAACCGTCACAGATGCCATACgttcaagagttttaaacTTTGCAGCCTTCGCAGACGCTCCCTATGAGCTCGCCTTGGGGATGTTCTCGTCCTCAGTTGGCGCCACTGCATGGTTGGCCGTCTCAACATACTTTGGAATGCCTGTATCAACGACGCATAGCATCATTGGAGCACTTGCAGGGTTTGGAGTTGCGTCTGGACGTGTAGACAGCGTGCGCTGGCTTCAGCTGCTTTACATTGTCCTTTCGTGGTTTATCGTGCCACTTGTGGCTATTGCTGTTAGCGCATTGGTATACATTGTTGTTCAGGATGTGATTCTTAGCAGGAGCtactcattctttttcaTGAAATACTTCCACTGGGTGCTCTTGTCAATATCCTCATTGCCTCTTGCCATATTCATCGCGTTTGAAAACCCAATGGCAAAGTTTGAAGGCGCTTATAAGGAATGGTTTGAAACCAACGGCTCCAACAAGTTTGCATGTATCTTGCTAATTCTCGCGGTTCTGGTCATAATTTCGTCAATAGTTACTATTCTCATTACGAGGCATAGGCTAGCTACCGGATGGTCTTATCTAGAGTCTTCACTAAGTGCAGATCCAGTGGTTGTATGTCCCAAGGGAGTACTTTCTGGACGCAAAGGACCAAAGTCCATGGAGATTAATGTTGGAAAGGGAGACAAAATGGAAGTTTTTGAGATTGAAGCAAAAAGGAGATGTTCAAAGTCTGGAATTGATCTACTTTTGAAGTCTGAGCTCTTCCATGGTGGTCCAGAGTCCTTCAGAAGCGAACCTGGTCTCTCGGAGGTAGATGTCTCTGAGGATAAAATGCCCCTTGAACAATCATCTGTGAGCAAGCTGGAATTGTCAAAGATCGCAAAGAAAGATGTAGAGTGTCACGTATCGGAGGAAACCAAGAGATCTGGTAGCCACAAAACCCAGACTGTATTTTCGGCAATGCAAATTTTGGGTGCGACTATGGTTGTAATATCGCATAGTGCAAACGACACTGCAAACGCGGTATCCCCCTTTGCCACTGTTTTGTTCCTTTACCTTCACGGAGTTAAGGATGAATCTTTAACAACACCCTGGTATATTTTGTTATCTGGGGGATGTTGTATGGCCCTTGGACTTGCCGTTTTTGGATACAAAGTTGTCAAGACTGTAGGACTTAATTTGACCAGAGTTACACCATCCAGGGGATATACCATTGACTCTGTTGCTGGTTGTCTTGTGTTGGTTCTGAGTCATTTAGGTATACCACTCAGTTCCACCCATTGTACCGTTTCATCTATTCTTGGAGTCGGCCTAATTGAAGATCCATggaatgatgaaattggTGAACAGGATGGAGAGTGGATTGGATTCAAGTGGTTTCCATTTTTGCGGAGGATATCGGTTAAGAATGTGAATTTTAAGTTGTATAGGAAGATTTTCTTTACTTGGATTTCGACAATTTTTTTCAGTGGCATAACTACGGCAATGCTGTTTGTGATTAGCAAATTTTGTTACAACATTAAACTTTCTAGGGCATAA
- a CDS encoding hypothetical protein (encoded by transcript BEWA_022540A), with protein sequence MTESPCLCHTKLVEIQGIIAEELHDCKEKFWNHKISSIEKERDLLLLRNNQLRCQLAELQSKVAADPFISRRCQELSGENHGLVPSELEALETSKLHRQLLIYADHNKELEERLSQEQTVSMSWKYKFNDLERKIGKHVDELLDLTKDQKCIGDVEYNKHKTKHYCDVAKEALQLLKLAKARIDGDKHRLDSYVKRVSELENYLSQIRLGTVSPQEVIGSIL encoded by the exons ATGACCGAAAGTCCATGTCTATGCCACACTAAACTCGTAGAGATACAAGGTATAATCGCTGAAGAACTACACGACTGCAAAGAAAAGTTCTGGAACCATAAAATCTCAAGTATAGAAAAGGAACGGGATCTGCTACTACTCAG GAACAACCAATTGAGGTGTCAATTGGCCGAATTACAGTCCAAGGTTGCCGCAGATCCATTTATATCTAGAAGGTGCCAGGAGTTGAGCGGGGAAAACCACGGACTGGTACCAAGTGAGTTAGAGGCCCTGGAAACATCCAAACTCCATAGACAATTATTAATATATGCT GACCACAATAAGGAGTTAGAGGAAAGGTTATCCCAGGAGCAGACAGTTTCCATGTCATGGAAATACAAGTTTAATGATTTGGAGAGGAAAATTGGAAAGCATGTTGATGAACTGCTTGACCTTACAAAGGATCAAAAGTGTATTGGAGACGTAGAGTATAATAAACACAAGACAAAACACTATTGTGATGTAGCAAAGGAGGCTCTTCAACTCCTAAAACTCGCAAAAGCTAGGATTGATGGCGATAAACACAGGCTAGATTCATACGTTAAACGTGTATCAGAATTGGAAAATTACTTGTCCCAAATTAGGCTCGGTACAGTTTCTCCTCAGGAAGTTATAGGGTCTATATTGTAG